In a single window of the Chondrocystis sp. NIES-4102 genome:
- a CDS encoding carbon dioxide hydration protein codes for MVKTAIKRSKSALIDEYITRLEKGDALLQDSPQNLVEVVGILKSYGVVLDAYSINLCYIANTQFLKLFPLFKYFNGEVNPQKIAKFLWHDRINYEYAEYCMKTMFWHGGGGLDAYVDTPEFTNNVNQLIKAHFKYNPLMLTLHAAFKDFLPEQMRQMAYYSALGQFWRVMSDIFINLSDSYDRGQIKSIPDVVQFILNGLVADATRPITYTVKEGNQTYDILPKDANLTFLADTAVPYVEAVFFRGTPFTGTVSYNAQAYEISYDPGMFAYGALYADPLPVGGAGIPPTLLMQDMRHFLPDYLREVYRHQSLRGERDIRIQICQSFQKSMFCVTTAAIKGLAPHPFDTVDPQQQAANRKYLTGWLNRILESQITKINTN; via the coding sequence ATGGTTAAGACTGCGATCAAACGTTCCAAATCCGCTTTAATAGACGAATATATTACTAGATTAGAAAAAGGCGACGCTCTACTGCAAGATTCGCCTCAAAATCTTGTGGAGGTGGTTGGTATTCTTAAAAGTTATGGTGTAGTTTTAGATGCTTATTCTATAAATCTATGCTACATAGCTAATACACAATTTTTAAAGCTATTTCCACTATTTAAATACTTTAATGGGGAAGTTAATCCTCAAAAAATCGCTAAGTTTCTGTGGCACGATCGCATTAATTATGAATATGCCGAATATTGTATGAAAACCATGTTTTGGCATGGTGGCGGTGGTTTAGATGCTTATGTTGATACCCCTGAGTTTACCAATAATGTAAATCAACTAATTAAAGCGCATTTTAAATACAATCCTTTAATGCTGACTTTACACGCAGCTTTTAAAGACTTTTTACCTGAACAAATGCGTCAAATGGCTTATTACAGTGCTTTAGGTCAGTTTTGGCGAGTAATGAGCGATATTTTTATTAATTTATCCGATAGTTATGATCGTGGTCAAATTAAATCAATTCCTGATGTCGTCCAGTTTATTCTTAATGGTTTAGTAGCAGATGCAACTCGACCAATCACTTATACAGTCAAGGAGGGTAATCAAACCTATGATATTTTACCAAAGGATGCAAATTTAACTTTTTTAGCCGATACAGCAGTACCCTATGTAGAAGCGGTTTTCTTCCGTGGAACTCCTTTTACAGGTACAGTATCCTACAACGCCCAAGCTTACGAAATTTCATACGATCCAGGTATGTTTGCTTACGGAGCATTATACGCTGATCCTTTACCTGTTGGGGGGGCGGGTATTCCACCAACTTTATTGATGCAAGATATGCGTCATTTCCTACCTGATTACTTACGTGAGGTTTACCGTCATCAGAGTCTTAGGGGAGAGAGAGATATTCGTATTCAAATTTGCCAAAGTTTCCAAAAATCAATGTTTTGTGTAACCACGGCTGCTATAAAAGGATTAGCACCTCATCCTTTTGATACCGTCGATCCACAACAACAAGCAGCTAACCGTAAATATCTTACAGGGTGGCTAAATCGTATTTTAGAATCGCAAATAACTAAAATTAACACTAATTAA